Proteins found in one Labrenzia sp. VG12 genomic segment:
- a CDS encoding LysR family transcriptional regulator, protein MESIPDFAVFVAVVEKRSFSRAAEHLGLTKSAVSRRITQLEARLGVQLLQRSTRKLVLTDAGSRYFAHASEAVHHVRSAEREAGLFGSEAVGEIRVLAPMAFGSRHLAPHLPAFLRAHPKLSVDLTLDDRFLAAIDDRYDLALRAGDLPDSSQIARKLTPLRSVICASPDYVSRHGAPDVPAELHGHNCVFFSYSDNMDVWEFRSPLGPESIPVTGNLKINNSEALCAAVLAGGGIGRLPSFVAHSLLDEGRLLRLLPAFEMPSKALNIQFPSRQLIPRAARVLIDYLADLYDPDLPYWDRDVGVGAAADRRS, encoded by the coding sequence ATGGAGAGCATTCCCGATTTTGCCGTGTTTGTTGCGGTCGTTGAAAAGCGCAGTTTCTCGCGGGCAGCGGAGCATCTGGGCCTGACCAAATCGGCGGTCAGCCGGCGCATCACCCAACTTGAGGCAAGATTGGGCGTTCAGCTGCTTCAGCGCAGCACACGCAAGCTGGTGCTGACGGATGCCGGTTCTCGCTATTTCGCCCATGCCAGCGAAGCCGTGCATCATGTCCGGTCGGCGGAACGGGAAGCGGGGCTTTTTGGCAGCGAGGCGGTCGGGGAGATCCGCGTTCTGGCACCGATGGCGTTCGGCAGCCGGCATCTGGCGCCCCATCTGCCGGCCTTTCTTCGGGCGCATCCGAAGCTCAGCGTCGACCTGACGCTCGATGACCGGTTTCTGGCGGCGATCGATGACCGCTATGACCTTGCGCTCAGAGCGGGTGACTTGCCGGATTCCAGCCAGATTGCCCGCAAGCTGACCCCCTTGCGCAGCGTGATCTGTGCGTCGCCGGACTATGTCTCCCGGCATGGTGCGCCCGACGTGCCGGCGGAGTTGCACGGGCACAATTGTGTCTTCTTTTCCTATTCCGACAACATGGATGTTTGGGAGTTCCGGTCACCGCTCGGCCCGGAAAGCATCCCTGTCACCGGCAATCTGAAGATCAATAACAGTGAGGCGCTGTGCGCGGCTGTCCTGGCGGGGGGCGGCATCGGGCGCCTGCCGAGTTTTGTTGCGCATTCGTTGCTGGATGAAGGCCGGCTGTTGCGGCTTTTGCCGGCATTCGAGATGCCGTCCAAGGCGCTCAACATCCAGTTTCCCAGCCGCCAGCTGATCCCGCGCGCCGCACGCGTTCTGATCGACTATCTGGCCGATCTTTATGACCCCGACCTGCCCTATTGGGACAGGGATGTGGGGGTAGGTGCGGCGGCCGACAGGCGCTCGTAA